Proteins encoded within one genomic window of Pieris brassicae chromosome 12, ilPieBrab1.1, whole genome shotgun sequence:
- the LOC123717082 gene encoding 40S ribosomal protein S3a, which yields MAVGKNKGLSKGGKKGVKKKIVDPFTRKDWYDVKAPSMFTKRQVGTTLVNRTQGTKIASEGLKGRVFEVSLADLQADTDAERSFRKFRLIAEDVQGRNVLCNFHGMDLTTDKLRWMVKKWQTLIEANIDVKTTDGYLLRVFCIGFTNKDSLSQRKTCYAQHTQVRAIRKKMCEIITRDVASSELREVVNKLIPDSIAKDIEKACHSIYPLRDVCIRKVKVLKRPRFEIAKLMELHGEGGGGKRGEVGEKGERPEGYEPPVQESV from the exons ATGGCGGTTGGTAAAAATAAAGGCCTCTCGAAGGGCGGTAAAAAGGGTGTTAAGAAGAAGAT CGTTGATCCCTTCACCCGTAAAGATTGGTATGATGTCAAAGCCCCGTCTATGTTCACGAAGAGACAAGTGGGAACCACCCTTGTTAACCGTACTCAG gGCACCAAAATTGCTTCTGAAGGATTAAAAGGTCGTGTATTTGAGGTATCCCTTGCAGATTTACAAGCAGACACAGATGCTGAAAG GTCTTTCCGTAAATTCCGTCTGATTGCTGAGGATGTTCAGGGACGTAATGTGCTCTGTAACTTCCATGGCATGGACCTTACCACTGACAAGCTCAG ATGGATGGTAAAGAAATGGCAAACTTTAATTGAAGCCAACATTGATGTGAAGACCACAGATGGCTACCTTCTGCGAGTGTTCTGCATTGGTTTTACCAACAAGGACTCACTTAGCCAGCGCAAGACTTGCTACGCTCAGCACACGCAG GTTCGTGCAATCAGAAAGAAGATGTGTGAAATCATCACCAGAGATGTTGCCAGCTCTGAGCTTAGAGAGGTTGTCAACAAACTAATCCCTGACTCCATCGCTAAGGACATTGAAAAGGCATGTCACAGCATCTACCCACTTAGAGATGTCTGTATAAGGAAG GTAAAAGTACTGAAGAGGCCGCGCTTCGAAATTGCAAAACTCATGGAATTGCATGGAGAAG GTGGCGGCGGCAAGCGCGGTGAAGTAGGAGAGAAAGGCGAGCGCCCTGAGGGATACGAGCCTCCAGTACAGGAGAGTGTATAA